One window of Flavobacterium dauae genomic DNA carries:
- a CDS encoding TrmH family RNA methyltransferase produces the protein MNLTDLYKSSDYLNYLEDFITENRKLNFDRVLMNRTKHFCIGVEDVYQLHNTSAVMRSCEVFGIQDVHIIEQKFSKTIDKEIAMGAEKWVDIHVHKSTQSCLQTLKNQGYQIVATTPHTNAHLLDDFDISKPSAIFFGTEKSGLSDEVMKNADAFIKIPMYGFTESLNISVSAAIIINHITTRLRNSTIDWKLTNEELLMKKIDWTRKSIKDIDTITKRYLAEIDK, from the coding sequence ATGAATTTAACAGATTTATATAAAAGCAGTGACTATTTAAATTATTTAGAAGATTTTATAACCGAAAACCGAAAATTGAACTTTGATAGGGTTTTAATGAACCGAACCAAACATTTTTGTATAGGTGTTGAAGATGTTTATCAGTTGCACAATACAAGTGCCGTAATGCGAAGCTGCGAGGTTTTTGGTATTCAGGATGTACATATTATCGAGCAAAAATTCAGTAAAACAATTGACAAGGAAATTGCAATGGGAGCAGAGAAATGGGTTGATATTCATGTACATAAAAGTACGCAGAGCTGTTTACAAACGTTGAAAAATCAAGGCTATCAAATCGTTGCAACCACACCACATACTAATGCACATTTGTTAGATGATTTTGATATCAGCAAACCGTCGGCTATTTTTTTTGGAACAGAAAAATCGGGACTTTCAGATGAGGTAATGAAAAACGCCGATGCTTTTATAAAAATTCCAATGTATGGTTTTACCGAAAGTTTAAATATTTCGGTTTCTGCAGCCATCATTATCAATCATATTACCACCCGGTTAAGAAACAGTACTATTGATTGGAAACTGACCAATGAAGAGCTTTTAATGAAAAAAATAGATTGGACTCGGAAATCAATCAAAGATATTGATACTATAACCAAACGCTATTTAGCTGAAATCGACAAATAA